The bacterium nucleotide sequence AATTTCAAGTTTGGTTCACATAGAAAAGGTGGAATAAATGACCTACAGAAAAAGTTTGAGGTTTCAGTGTTAGAGGCAGTAAAAGTTGATGGAGAAACAGTAAATTCTTCAAAGATAAGAGAATTTTTAAAAATGGGAAATTTTGAAAATGTTAATAAATTTCTTGGTAGACAGTTTTCCTTTTTTGGAAAAGTTATAACAGGAAGTTCAAGAGGTAAAAATCTTGGCTTTCCAACTGCAAATTTATCTCTTTTACATAATATAAAAATTGGAGAAGGTGTTTATGCTTGCTGGGTAAAATATAAAAATATTTTTTTAAAAGGGGCTTTATCAATTGGAAATTGTCCAACATTTGAAAATGAAGATACTAAAATTGAGGTACATATTATTGGATTTAATAGTGTTATTTATGGTGAAATTCTGGAAATTTTTCCTGTTTATAGAATAAGAGAACAAAAAAAATATATTAATATTGAAAACTTAAAATACGCTATTAGAAAAGACATAGAAGAAATAAACGAAAAACTTACATTCCCTTTTTAATTTATTTTATACCTTCTGAAAATTCAGGAAATTTTTCAAGCCATTCCTTTCTAAATTTTTCTTTTTTTTCATTGGATAAATCTTTTAAAAATGGCTCTCTTGCAAATCCTGCGTCAATACCTCTGAATTTTAATGCT carries:
- the ribF gene encoding riboflavin biosynthesis protein RibF, which produces MEIKHFSNIDIINKGISIGIGKFDGFHLGHKKIIEEVIKKAKNKRLIPAVFTFKHFPVEFYISQWEEKIGFFENSGIELCLWCDYEEISFWEPFEFIEYLESINVKCIVVGDNFKFGSHRKGGINDLQKKFEVSVLEAVKVDGETVNSSKIREFLKMGNFENVNKFLGRQFSFFGKVITGSSRGKNLGFPTANLSLLHNIKIGEGVYACWVKYKNIFLKGALSIGNCPTFENEDTKIEVHIIGFNSVIYGEILEIFPVYRIREQKKYINIENLKYAIRKDIEEINEKLTFPF